The proteins below come from a single Polynucleobacter sp. MWH-UH23A genomic window:
- the thrS gene encoding threonine--tRNA ligase — MPVVTLPDGSKREFEAPVRVADVAQSIGSGLAKAALGGIVDGKMVDTSFVIDKDSQLAIITDKSPEALDIVRHSTAHLLAYAVKELFPEAQVTIGPVVENGFYYDFSYHRPFTPDDLVALEKKMVELAKKDEPVVRSVLPRDEAVKFFKDQGEHYKAEIIASIPQGEDVSLYAEGKFTDLCRGPHVPSTGKLKVFKLMKLAGAYWRGDSKNEMLQRIYGTAWLRKEDQDAYLHMLEESEKRDHRRLGKQLDLFHFQEEAPGLIFWHPKGWSIWQEVEQYMRRVYQQEGYQEVKAPQILDRALWEKSGHWENYKENMFTTESENRAYALKPMNCPGHVQIYNSGLHSYRELPLRFGEFGQCHRNEPSGALHGLMRVRGFTQDDGHIFCTEDQIQSEVADFDKAVRAVYQDFGFTEVAVKLALRPDKRVGDDAIWDKAEEALRGALKASGQEWEELPGEGAFYGPKIEYHLKDSIGRTWQCGTIQVDFSMPARLGAEYVAEDNSRKTPVMLHRAIVGSLERFIGILIENHAGNMPVWLAPTQAVVLNISGNSAAYAQQVQQILKKQGFRVEADLRNEKITYKIREHALQKIPFLLVVGDKESESNSVAVRARGGVDLGVMPIDAFVARLQQDISQKVGPEPS; from the coding sequence ATGCCAGTAGTTACTCTGCCAGATGGATCAAAACGAGAGTTTGAGGCCCCAGTTCGCGTAGCGGATGTGGCGCAAAGCATCGGTAGTGGTCTAGCAAAAGCCGCCTTAGGTGGAATCGTTGATGGCAAGATGGTCGATACCAGTTTTGTGATTGACAAAGATAGTCAACTCGCCATCATCACTGACAAGAGCCCAGAAGCTTTAGACATTGTGCGTCACTCTACTGCGCACTTGTTGGCATATGCTGTTAAAGAATTATTTCCAGAAGCGCAGGTAACCATTGGTCCTGTTGTCGAGAATGGTTTTTACTACGACTTCTCATATCACCGTCCATTCACTCCTGATGATTTAGTCGCGCTAGAAAAGAAGATGGTTGAGCTGGCTAAAAAAGATGAGCCAGTAGTGCGTAGTGTTTTGCCTCGTGATGAAGCAGTGAAATTCTTTAAGGATCAGGGCGAGCATTACAAGGCCGAAATTATTGCCAGCATTCCACAGGGCGAAGATGTTTCGCTTTACGCGGAAGGCAAGTTCACAGATCTATGCCGTGGCCCACACGTACCGTCCACTGGTAAGTTAAAGGTATTTAAGCTCATGAAGCTTGCTGGTGCTTACTGGCGTGGTGATAGCAAGAATGAGATGCTCCAGCGTATTTATGGAACTGCATGGTTGCGCAAGGAGGATCAAGACGCTTACTTGCACATGCTCGAAGAATCTGAAAAGCGTGATCATCGCCGCTTAGGTAAGCAACTCGATTTATTCCATTTCCAGGAAGAGGCGCCAGGATTAATTTTCTGGCATCCAAAAGGCTGGTCAATCTGGCAAGAAGTTGAGCAATACATGCGTCGCGTGTATCAACAAGAAGGCTACCAAGAAGTGAAGGCCCCACAAATTTTGGATCGCGCGCTATGGGAAAAGTCTGGCCACTGGGAAAACTATAAAGAAAATATGTTTACGACAGAGTCGGAAAATCGCGCTTATGCATTAAAGCCGATGAACTGTCCTGGGCATGTGCAAATTTATAACTCTGGTTTGCATAGTTATCGCGAACTGCCTTTGCGCTTCGGTGAGTTTGGTCAGTGTCATCGTAATGAACCCTCAGGCGCACTGCATGGCTTGATGCGTGTTCGCGGCTTTACTCAAGATGACGGACACATTTTCTGCACTGAGGATCAAATTCAGTCTGAGGTGGCGGACTTCGATAAAGCGGTACGCGCTGTTTATCAGGACTTTGGCTTTACCGAGGTTGCGGTCAAGCTGGCTTTGCGTCCAGACAAGCGTGTTGGCGATGATGCTATTTGGGATAAAGCTGAAGAGGCTCTCCGTGGGGCGTTGAAGGCATCAGGGCAAGAGTGGGAAGAGTTGCCGGGCGAGGGTGCATTTTATGGTCCTAAGATCGAATATCACCTCAAAGACTCAATTGGGCGTACTTGGCAGTGCGGCACCATTCAGGTAGATTTTTCAATGCCGGCCCGTTTAGGAGCGGAATATGTGGCTGAGGACAATAGCCGTAAGACTCCGGTCATGCTCCATAGGGCTATTGTGGGATCTTTAGAGCGTTTTATCGGTATTTTGATCGAAAACCATGCTGGAAATATGCCAGTTTGGCTCGCCCCGACTCAGGCTGTAGTCCTTAATATTTCAGGAAATTCTGCTGCATATGCACAACAAGTCCAGCAAATCCTGAAAAAACAAGGGTTTAGAGTCGAGGCGGATTTGCGGAACGAGAAAATTACGTATAAAATACGCGAGCACGCATTACAGAAGATCCCATTTTTACTCGTTGTAGGAGATAAGGAATCAGAAAGTAATTCGGTGGCTGTTCGTGCCCGTGGCGGAGTGGATTTGGGTGTAATGCCTATTGATGCCTTCGTTGCCCGACTCCAGCAGGATATTTCCCAGAAAGTCGGACCCGAGCCTAGCTAG
- a CDS encoding HD domain-containing protein: MANSPSKPTIFVDAWYGEPSETHALGVSQILQGLNLDEATLLAASNIARTYNKEALVKLIGEESAKLLIGYRGLRQAQAKLVRDDGGLSVSGQEEMLRKMLLAFGDDLRVVLIYLASRLQTLRWITQEKISVPAPWAQEILDIDASLANRLGIWQMKWEMEDLAFRALSPEIYRDIAKMLDAKRIERQVFIEKIVQQLQEELKAAQISGEVFGRPKHIYSIWKKMQGKSLDFANLYDVRAFRVLVDDIKTCYAVLGIVHNIWQPVPREFDDYIARPKPNGYQSLHTVVMNEDGTAFEIQLRTHDMHQQAEYGLAAHWRYKEGAYIGMATPPNQAKASQGNKAYQPGTHSAEVAYERQIAWARQLISWKEDAWDQLKHHEIDNHIYVLTPLGKVISLEKGSTPIDFAYAVHTNLGHRCRGARVDGAMVPLETALKNGQTIEIIAVKDGGPSRDWISPDKHYVGSQRARQRVRAWFNALDDVDAPPASKGIEAKSETSTEAKPITPEIILRHSSRKAGQGGDVLVVGVDSLLTQLARCCRPVPPDAIAGFVTQGRGVSIHRRSCKTFRGLLERAPERVIQTAWTAAAVDPDAKTDQKRVFPADLLVSGLDRPELMRELFEILTRQGVHVIDLRKSVKKGLAQILLTVEVKDSEVLRVVQNSLEELKGVTQVRRR; this comes from the coding sequence ATGGCAAATTCCCCCAGTAAACCCACCATTTTCGTAGATGCATGGTACGGTGAGCCTTCTGAAACCCATGCTTTGGGGGTCTCACAAATTTTGCAAGGGCTTAATCTAGATGAAGCCACTTTGCTTGCCGCTAGTAATATTGCGCGCACATACAATAAAGAGGCGCTGGTTAAATTAATTGGTGAGGAGTCTGCCAAGCTATTGATTGGCTATCGTGGGCTCCGACAGGCTCAAGCAAAGCTAGTTCGTGATGATGGTGGTCTTAGCGTCTCAGGGCAAGAAGAGATGTTGCGCAAGATGCTATTAGCATTTGGCGATGATCTTCGGGTGGTATTGATTTATCTTGCCTCACGTCTTCAGACATTGCGTTGGATTACTCAAGAAAAAATTTCGGTGCCAGCGCCATGGGCTCAAGAGATCTTAGATATTGATGCGTCATTAGCCAATCGTCTAGGTATATGGCAGATGAAATGGGAGATGGAGGATCTTGCCTTCAGAGCACTTTCTCCTGAAATCTATCGCGATATCGCCAAGATGCTTGATGCCAAGCGTATAGAACGCCAAGTATTTATTGAGAAGATTGTCCAGCAACTTCAAGAAGAATTAAAAGCAGCACAAATTTCAGGCGAGGTATTTGGTAGACCAAAACACATCTATAGTATTTGGAAAAAAATGCAAGGCAAGTCATTGGACTTTGCAAATTTATATGACGTCCGTGCTTTTCGGGTGTTGGTTGATGATATAAAAACTTGCTACGCTGTTTTGGGAATTGTGCACAACATTTGGCAGCCAGTGCCACGAGAGTTTGATGATTACATCGCTAGACCAAAACCAAATGGATATCAATCGCTTCATACCGTAGTAATGAATGAAGATGGCACCGCATTTGAGATTCAACTACGTACTCATGATATGCATCAACAGGCGGAGTATGGTTTGGCTGCGCACTGGCGCTATAAGGAAGGGGCATACATTGGGATGGCGACTCCCCCAAACCAAGCTAAAGCTAGTCAGGGTAATAAAGCCTATCAACCTGGAACTCATAGTGCGGAAGTTGCTTATGAACGCCAAATTGCTTGGGCAAGACAGCTCATTTCTTGGAAAGAGGATGCATGGGATCAGCTTAAGCATCATGAGATTGATAACCACATATATGTGTTAACGCCATTGGGTAAAGTAATCTCATTGGAGAAGGGATCAACACCAATTGATTTTGCATATGCAGTTCATACAAATCTGGGCCATCGTTGTCGGGGTGCTCGCGTAGACGGTGCCATGGTGCCCTTGGAGACTGCTCTCAAGAATGGGCAAACCATTGAAATCATTGCTGTAAAAGATGGTGGTCCTTCGCGTGATTGGATTAGCCCCGATAAGCATTATGTTGGCTCGCAACGTGCTCGTCAGCGTGTACGTGCCTGGTTTAACGCATTGGACGATGTGGATGCTCCTCCAGCTTCAAAAGGGATTGAAGCAAAATCAGAGACTTCAACAGAAGCAAAACCAATTACTCCTGAAATTATTCTGCGCCATAGTAGCCGCAAGGCAGGTCAAGGCGGTGATGTATTGGTAGTGGGAGTGGACTCATTGCTGACGCAATTGGCAAGATGTTGTCGTCCTGTACCACCTGATGCTATTGCTGGTTTTGTTACGCAAGGAAGAGGGGTCTCGATCCATCGTCGCTCATGCAAAACATTCAGGGGTTTATTGGAAAGAGCGCCTGAGCGAGTGATTCAAACGGCTTGGACAGCGGCAGCCGTTGATCCAGATGCTAAGACAGATCAAAAGCGCGTCTTTCCTGCTGATTTGCTGGTTTCGGGGCTGGATCGACCTGAGCTCATGCGCGAGTTATTCGAAATCCTGACTCGTCAGGGTGTGCATGTGATTGATTTACGGAAATCCGTAAAAAAGGGCTTAGCCCAGATCCTTTTGACTGTGGAGGTCAAAGACTCTGAGGTACTGAGGGTGGTTCAGAATAGCCTAGAAGAGCTTAAAGGGGTCACGCAAGTACGTCGCCGGTGA
- a CDS encoding alpha/beta fold hydrolase, protein MSGSHHFHSRSHKHQSHSGVDPSLHAHKKGDAKHSHSKEVSNQNLLLIALVLTLGFSGVEGAAAYFANSLALISDAGHMVTDAAALGLALLAQIISRRPPSPKHSFGFGRAEALAAFVNSIAMLGLVIWIVVEAISRFYDPHKVDGLTVTVVAAIGLLMNIVVAWVLSRDKKSVNTRAALIHVMGDLLGSIAALVAGVVIQLTGWMPIDAILSILVSLLILKSTISILHESYHFLMEGVPLHIDYLQVGKDLKSVPGVLAVHDLHVWEMTPSFPALIGHIEIADIKEWPEIMTRINQMLLDKHGIDHVTLQPEEVHAVIDCVEDGDAHHFHQQADVIHAGDTFYVQCTSGESTHRMAYHAWGDPRNSKVLLCVHGLTRRGSDFKTLAQAMCKDYYVVCPDVVGRGDSDRLSNPMQYAVPQYVADIAQLVKQLGVAQVDWLGTSMGGLIGMVYAAMPNSPIRRMLINDVGPRIEPDAIKRLGSYVGQPFAFANRADALNRLNQICATFGEHTPEEWEVYNGPMLVQRDGMWVMHYDPSIAVPFASVNPIMAKAGEVAMWHAFKQIHIPMLIVRGADSDLLSAATVAEMCKVNPYARSIEIPNVGHAPAFVKPEQIALAKEFFS, encoded by the coding sequence ATGTCGGGATCCCATCATTTCCATTCAAGGTCGCATAAGCACCAAAGTCATTCTGGTGTTGATCCTTCTCTGCATGCGCATAAGAAGGGTGATGCAAAACACTCTCATAGCAAAGAGGTCTCTAATCAAAATTTGCTGCTAATTGCCTTAGTACTGACACTCGGCTTTTCTGGTGTTGAAGGTGCCGCAGCGTATTTTGCAAATTCACTAGCCTTAATATCAGATGCCGGTCATATGGTGACCGATGCAGCTGCATTAGGTCTCGCGCTGTTGGCACAAATTATTTCTCGTCGTCCGCCATCTCCCAAACATTCATTTGGTTTTGGCAGGGCGGAGGCTCTTGCCGCCTTTGTTAATAGTATTGCGATGCTCGGCTTAGTAATTTGGATTGTCGTTGAGGCTATCAGTCGCTTTTACGATCCGCATAAGGTGGATGGTCTTACGGTAACGGTGGTTGCTGCGATTGGTCTGCTAATGAACATCGTGGTAGCTTGGGTTCTATCACGAGATAAGAAAAGTGTTAATACACGCGCAGCACTAATCCATGTCATGGGTGACTTATTAGGCTCGATTGCAGCATTAGTGGCTGGCGTGGTGATTCAACTGACTGGCTGGATGCCAATCGATGCGATCCTATCCATTTTGGTATCTTTGCTGATCCTCAAGTCCACCATTTCAATCCTGCATGAGTCATATCACTTCTTAATGGAGGGTGTCCCATTACACATTGATTACTTGCAAGTGGGGAAAGATTTAAAGAGCGTGCCTGGAGTTCTTGCGGTCCATGATTTGCATGTTTGGGAGATGACGCCTAGTTTTCCAGCGCTGATTGGTCATATCGAAATTGCTGATATAAAAGAGTGGCCAGAAATCATGACCAGAATAAATCAGATGCTGCTAGATAAGCACGGGATCGATCACGTCACTCTGCAACCAGAAGAAGTGCATGCGGTGATTGATTGTGTTGAGGATGGTGATGCACACCATTTTCATCAGCAAGCCGATGTAATTCATGCGGGCGACACTTTCTATGTGCAATGTACCAGCGGTGAATCCACGCATCGCATGGCATACCACGCCTGGGGTGACCCCAGAAATTCTAAAGTTCTCTTATGTGTGCATGGCTTAACGCGTCGTGGTAGTGATTTTAAGACTCTCGCTCAAGCAATGTGTAAAGACTATTACGTAGTCTGTCCAGATGTAGTAGGTCGTGGCGACTCTGATCGCTTAAGCAACCCAATGCAATATGCTGTTCCCCAGTATGTTGCGGATATTGCGCAACTGGTAAAGCAACTTGGGGTAGCACAAGTCGATTGGCTAGGTACTTCGATGGGTGGCTTGATTGGTATGGTGTATGCGGCAATGCCAAATTCACCTATACGCAGAATGTTGATCAATGATGTAGGTCCCAGAATTGAACCAGACGCGATTAAGCGCTTAGGTTCTTACGTTGGCCAACCTTTTGCATTTGCCAATCGTGCCGATGCATTAAACCGCTTAAATCAAATCTGCGCTACTTTTGGTGAACATACCCCTGAGGAGTGGGAAGTGTATAACGGGCCGATGTTAGTGCAACGTGATGGAATGTGGGTAATGCATTACGACCCTAGTATCGCCGTTCCTTTTGCCTCCGTTAATCCCATTATGGCTAAAGCAGGTGAAGTCGCGATGTGGCATGCATTCAAGCAAATACACATTCCGATGTTGATCGTGCGCGGCGCTGATTCTGACTTACTTTCAGCGGCGACAGTCGCTGAAATGTGTAAGGTTAATCCATATGCTCGCAGTATTGAGATTCCGAATGTGGGTCATGCCCCAGCATTTGTTAAGCCTGAGCAAATAGCGCTGGCAAAAGAATTCTTCAGTTAA